Sequence from the Crassostrea angulata isolate pt1a10 chromosome 9, ASM2561291v2, whole genome shotgun sequence genome:
AAAACAAGTGGAATCCGAATTGCCTGCCATAACTTCTATATTTACGGGATATCTCATGAGGCATTTAAATGATGCGTTTTTATTggaaacatttttaacaaatttaagaGCCTCGTTGTCTGATTTGGCTGAAGGAAAACTTTCTCCATGGATAATATCTCCAGAAGTTTTAATCAATACAACTACGGAAATCCAAACAATTTTGGATCAAGACAAATTAGGGTACAAAATAGTAACTACAGATCCCGCATATTActataaatttgcaaaatttacgATGATGCGTAACACTTCAGTTTTGTATCTTTCAGTTCAATTTCCTTTAGCAACGTATAAAAACTCATTTTCAACGTATAAAGTTTTGTCGTTTCCAGTTCCAATTAATAATTCTCAAAATCACGCCTCGCAATTGTTAGATTTACATGATTATCTACTTTTATCAACGGATAATCAATTTTATGCAACAATCTCAGATAAAACAATGTCCCAGTGTCAACGAACAGAAAAAGTTGTTCACTGTTTTCAAAAACCTAATCTGTTTTCTATCAATACAACAGAAAATTGTctcttaaatttatttcaaggcAATCCTACTTTGATTAAAGAAGCATGTGATTTTCGGTTTTTAACTAATAAATTAAAACCtcatttaattcaaatttctgATACAGAACTTTTGGTTTATCAAACTCCGTCATTAACTATGCAATGTCAATCAAAGTTGTCAGAGTTAGATGGTTGCAATTTTTGCATTCTTAATATACCATGTCATTGCACGGTATTAACTGAAACTAACAAATTTTTACCGCATGTAGCCAGTTGTGATTCAACAATGCAAAACGTAACAACCTTGCATCCAGTTAATTTGGCACTGTTACAACATTTCTTTTCAGAAGATACAATTGCTACTATCATGACAAATACTACATTTAAAAACGTTGTTGATGTCAAAGTTCccaattttaaactttataaacACAAAATGCAAGACGTTTTGGCAAATGATAAAGTAATCGATCTTAGTCTAAAACAGGTTATCAAACGAACAAAAGaagataataaaatttattctaaTTTGGCAGAGTCTTTAATTGATGGAGAAATTCAACTAGAAAATCCCTGGCCAActttaaatgacattttaacTTATATTGCGTTTGGACTCacaatttttaatacaatatggCTTATCTTCCTCTTTTGTAAATTCAAAACATTAGCAACCGCTTTATTACTAACGAAATCCACAAGTGCATCTCCAACGTTTTATTTCACTCAGCCTACTACAACAATCGAAACAAACACACTTTGGGATGTTTTGCTAAAAGATCAAGTTCAATGGGATCATTTTGCAATAACTTTGTTACTAATCAACCTTCTGTTGCTTGctgttattgttaaaaaaatctttggaaGACGAAATATTCATACGAATGTTTACTTAGAAATTACTAATGGAAAGGCATGCGTTACTGTTAAAGCACTTAGTGTTCCTCTCTGTTTATCTCATTGGCACGTGCAACCACCGGCTATGATTGATAACATCATCGTTTTAGGTTCATTTCGTCCTAAACTTGCGGTTAATTGGCCAAAATTTGCTTTTACGAGTAAATTGACCTCCACATCGTTACAAGTACCGGGATTAATCAGTATCTCTTACTATCAAGCATACAGGTTgagaaagattttaaaagaatcgTATTGTGCATACATTGTAATGGcccataaaaatatatattaccctttgaaaacaaataagtTACCTAAACCGCCTTCTGTTCCAACTCATGACCACATGTATCCTAATGTGTTCGAGTAATATGGGCTGAGTTTCCCatgccaaatttcaaaattttcatttttttttaatttttttttcggtcACCTACTTATATTATTAAATCAACacattaattatatttaaattaataacgACATAATCTTAATTAATaatctatttttaattaaattttataattaaaattaatttctttatttctggAACGCCCTCTTTCaggttttgttttctatatcAATGTTCAGTTTTTATCTTCCTGGGTCAAGTATGAAGTGCTTATACATCTTGatactttttgtaaaaaattttgTTACACATTATACATATACACAACACCTAAGTCAATGAGAGTATGTTTAACGGTTTTCGAATTCATACTTTATAataatagatatacatgtacataccagAGTATGTTTAACGGTTTTCGAATTCATactttttattgtaatttttttttataattgatattatatCAAGAATAATTAATTTCCATTGGAAATGTGAAAACTGTTGGCATATAGGATTCTTTTAACATGTACACATGTTTGTCTTCATCCTATTGTTTTCACATTTTGCAATGAGTTGATGTAAATTACAACTGTTACTTCGGGAATACGTaacatgataattttttatattgtacCTTACTACAGGGGTAGTGACGTACACttgtatgatattaattttgatatcatgtttgtatttaattttatattatttttttttaaaattactgtaAAAGTAATTGAGGTattatttgtacaattttttttacaggacGTAACGTTTTgcatttggaattttttttttaaaatgcatcatCGTTGataattgtttgaaatttttgatt
This genomic interval carries:
- the LOC128163154 gene encoding uncharacterized protein LOC128163154 isoform X1 — encoded protein: MVGTIWLFVFLIFASFIPFSMQDEHRLNYGVMFQKQIDVDFASDTWVHTFEIPLFLDVTLPELSKCTLRNPKYCFTLHQLSVNIKVIRTKLKSHLDSAKQLVYALIPEIKMPLKSRSKRALLPFVGELSKSLFGVATSNDVNVLAQHINQLTKNNNKVAKALKRYGGDFSSFVTHIDERLSNAMKGMKAESVTINRMITELKQVESELPAITSIFTGYLMRHLNDAFLLETFLTNLRASLSDLAEGKLSPWIISPEVLINTTTEIQTILDQDKLGYKIVTTDPAYYYKFAKFTMMRNTSVLYLSVQFPLATYKNSFSTYKVLSFPVPINNSQNHASQLLDLHDYLLLSTDNQFYATISDKTMSQCQRTEKVVHCFQKPNLFSINTTENCLLNLFQGNPTLIKEACDFRFLTNKLKPHLIQISDTELLVYQTPSLTMQCQSKLSELDGCNFCILNIPCHCTVLTETNKFLPHVASCDSTMQNVTTLHPVNLALLQHFFSEDTIATIMTNTTFKNVVDVKVPNFKLYKHKMQDVLANDKVIDLSLKQVIKRTKEDNKIYSNLAESLIDGEIQLENPWPTLNDILTYIAFGLTIFNTIWLIFLFCKFKTLATALLLTKSTSASPTFYFTQPTTTIETNTLWDVLLKDQVQWDHFAITLLLINLLLLAVIVKKIFGRRNIHTNVYLEITNGKACVTVKALSVPLCLSHWHVQPPAMIDNIIVLGSFRPKLAVNWPKFAFTSKLTSTSLQVPGLISISYYQAYRLRKILKESYCAYIVMAHKNIYYPLKTNKLPKPPSVPTHDHMYPNVFE